DNA from Triticum aestivum cultivar Chinese Spring chromosome 7D, IWGSC CS RefSeq v2.1, whole genome shotgun sequence:
AGGCCGGGGGTTtcaacctccttttcaaaaaaggTGAACTTGACATGTCTGCAGTTGCAAGCGAATTTGTTACACTTCATGTATGCTTAGTGAAGATCATAGCCAAACAGATCTATGATCACCAATGAGACGCGCATGAATGGAAGAACCACCTCTTTTGTGGGCTGTAGAGCTGTGGGTGCATGACTCTACGCACAGTAGTCTTGGGTTTAAATCTTACAAAGTTCAAATCACATCTTATATGTGTGTTTGTACTTAAGTAGAAATTTACTAAGATTTGTGAATTTATCCCCGTCTCCGTATCATTCTAGCATGTGATTAGGAGACGAGCTCGCATGTGTTACATGTAGTGTGCTTGACTGCTTGTATGGAGACGTGGGTCTCAAACTGTACCTAATTAAGTAGAGTTAAGCATCACCAGCTTGAGTAAAGCACATCGTACTACCTGCTGGATACAAGAATGCACTAAAAGGGAAAAGGGTAACAGACTAAATAGAAAGGAAAACATGACTAAAATGAAAATAAACAAGTAACTGTTAAGTAGCAAACCCAATTTATTAAGAAGAAAGATATTATTACACCAAAGGCGACAACGACATATGATCTGAAAAATAAATAAAGACGAGTATGAAACATACTCGGCAAAGCACCACAAAGTTTTGGCTTAGAATAAGCCGGTTGTTTTTCTCATATTAAGGCTTATGCCGTGTAAGCCGAGTTCATTTCGCGGGTACTCGATTTAcatgtaagccaagtaagaaacaACGGTAGTTGGCAAAATAAAGCAACATGATGGCCGGCCTAGCCGAGCAGAAGGTGCCACATGGGGTCCGCTTGCGATTATGTTTGCCGAGAGCAATCATTAAGCCGAGAATTATATTGCTAATTAAGTTCACATCCATATGTAACTCATATTCATACAATCAATCCATATGGATCATCATCCGCTAAAAAAAAGGATCATCATTCCAAATATCATCGATTTTAATATAATTATAGAGATTCTACTGTAGCTACTTCACATAATTAATCAtatcatagatctcaccatatcattcattctaattcttttcgataaagggtgaactttattgactcaaaatgaagcatcaagaggatacaaacacaatgagaaCACACCCGACCTCTGCATAATTCGGATGCTAACAACACACACCAAAACACGCCGGCAAATAACAAAGTCGTATAAGACCAAAACTATGCGTAGGCGAGGAAAAAAATAATGCCCCAAAGCGATCAGATCCACCATCGGCAAACTATAACAATGATCATATCTGCACCGGTCATCTCATAGCACCACGCGGATGGTgaggttcttcaacagcaacaCCTTCAGAAAGGGGGCGACACTCAAGAATCAGTCCGAGCATTCCAAACAATGCCTTCGACAAGGACAATGTAAGACATCAGCATTGCCAGGTATACCCAACTAGGGTCAGACCTAGGCTTTCGCCCCGGAGTGCTCAAATAGCACCAGCATCGGAGTCATTCAtggttgtcgccaccactttttcaCGACTCCTGCAGCTACATGCGATGTGACCCTCGCCGCAGCACAACCATCCCTCTGCATGACTTCGTCCATAGATTGCTTCTCGCCACCGAAGTCAACCACCGGATCTGCAGAGATGAAACTCACAGAAAAATCTTTCGATGGCGACTGTAATCCGCAAGGCAAGCGGCCAGGACCATGGGCTGCAGCTAGTCGGCGGCCGTCATCTACACACATGTGCACGTCCCAAGCGGCCGTCTGTATGCAACATCCATGCTCCAGCCCCGCATAATTGTCTTGATCGTACTCCTAGCCATGGACATCAACCAGATTGGAAGACCGGAATCACGGGCTAGCAACCAGATCGGGAGGCACCAAGCCATGGACATGATCCAGATCAGAAGGTCGGCAATCACAAGAGAACTGTTAGATCGGGAGGCCGGCAACGCATAACATCCACAACGGCGGCCAGATCAGGATGCGACCACCAGGGAAGACTAAAAAAACCCAGCCAAAGACGCCCCGCCGCAGTCCGTCAGGtggccggcttcctccggcggcggcgaggtgaatGGGGCTGTCAGGGAGGGCCTCCGAAGCAGGCTGCAGCGGCGCCTCCGGAGTCGCTCGAAGCGACCCAGGAGGCTCAGATGCGTTATGACGGTGGCTGCGAGTCGCTGGCGGAGTGAACGGCGCCGGTGAAGTGAGAGAGGTGAAGATAGGGCGTCGCCGGTGAGGTTTTGGGGCGGAGGGTGGCGGCGATGAGCGGACGGATGCGGTGTCGCCGTGCAGTGGCCTGATTTGAAGACGAAGGGGTCGGCGCTTGTGCGGCCATGCAATTTCTAAGCTATACTTAAGCCGAGTTCCGGGGGAGGGTACTCGGCTTATACCAGCGGCCTCATGCTAGCCGTTGAATCTATCGACGGCGGCCACTCTACAGAAATCTTTATCGAGCCAAATCTTTAAGCCGAGTGTCATACAGCCGAAAACTTTTTCTTGGCTCATTCGGATTTAAGTCGTTTCTCGTTTTTTCGCCATGAGTTCTCCATTCCTTGCTCAGCTTATGTGGATGTAACTCATGTAAGTCGAGTAGCCATGTTTCGTCACTCGGCTTAAACGTCGATACACGGTGACGTGTGATTTTCCTCACTGACACCACGACCCAAGAAACAGCTGGTAGCAAACGCAAAGAGTAATGAGGAATACAAGTGTACGTAAAACTTTCCCTTCTCATTTTATTGGAGGACTGGAGAACCCACGGTCCATGATGCTCGCGCCATCCCACGAGCGGACCTGTGAGCTAAACGATACGACGCACACATCGCCAATATCGCATGTGCTCACCATACATGCAGAGTGGACACGGGAAGACGAAAATGTGCTACTAGCTAAACTAGCTTGGCTACCGAGCACACAAGTTTATGTCGAACAAATTTCACGAGAAACACCATCGATATCTACCCCAGTCGAGACCGTGTTCACGCTGCTTGTCACGGTGGTCCACATGTTTGCCACCTTCGGCGTTGCCATGAGATGCTGGAACGGGTTCGCCGGGGGAGCAATGTCCATCTCGCCCTCGAGCATCTTCACCACCACGCCCATCGGAGGCCTCGCCTCCGGCTGCTGCTGCACGCACCAGAACGCCACCTCAGACATCCTGTCCGCCGTCTTCTTGTCCTGCTCGTCCGCGCCGTCACAAGTCTCTACGACCTCCAGAAGCCGGCCGCTCTCATACTTTACCCACACCAGCTTGGGGAACCACTGCTGGCTCTCTGGCGCGGTCTCGTCGAGGTTCCTCCTCCGGCCGAGGATCTCGAACAGGAGGAtgccgaagctgtacacgtcgcaCTTCACGGTGGCGCCGGCCTGCATCCACATCTCTGGCGCGGCATAACCTGGTGTGCCGCGCATCCCGGAGACGCTCTTGTGGGTGTCCGCCCGGTTCAGCAGCTGCGCAAGGCCGAAGTCGGCCACCTTTGGGGTAAGGCTGCCGTCGAGGAGCACGTTGCCGGGCTTGATGTCGTAGTGCACGATCTTCTGCTGGCACTCCTCGTGGAGGTACCGGAGCCCCCTCGCAATGCCGACGGCGATGTCTCGCAGCGTCTGGAAAGAGACTTGGCGGCTCCGGTCGAAGAGGTAGGAATCGAGCGCGCCGTGCTCCATGTACTCATACACCAGCGCGCGCACGTCAGCGGCATCGTAGCAGAAGCCGAAGAGCCTGACGAGGTTGATGTGGTGCGTCCTCCCGATGGTGCCCACCTCGGCCATGAACTGCTCCTGAGAGGTCCTGTCGTCGTGGCCTCCGGCGTGGAGGCGCTTCACGGCGACCGTGAGACCATTGGGGAGCATGCCCTTGTAAACGGCACCGAAGCCACCGGCGCCGAGCCGGACAGAGTAGTTGTTGGTGAAGCCCGAGAGCTGCTGCGGAGTGAATCGGATGGGCTTCTCGCCAGCAATCTCCCTGAGGAACCTCTCCACGGTGGCGTCCCGTATCTGGGTGTCCGGCGCCACCGCGTACAGTGCCGTGCTAACCGGGGCGGCACCTGTGCTGATAGTGATGGCATGGAGGCCGTGCTTCTTGACGTATCTGCACAGGAAGCCAGCTATGGCGATGGTTCCCAATATGCTCAGTAGCGTAAACACTGCATCATTCAGTGATAAGGAAATTCATTGTACATATATATGAGCAAAATTCGTAGCACTAGACATAAATCATCTTGAATTCGTATTCTTCATAAGTTTTACGAGGGATAAAACTGTAGTTAGCCCTGATAAGTTGATAGCGCACCGATGACGATGGggagtgaggaagggaaggagctGTTGGGACTGGGAGAATCGTTGCCAAACCGCGGTGGCGGGTTGGCAGTCGGGAAAGTAGACATATGCGATGTACAGTAGTGGTTTGGCCGTTCGGCCGGGATAATGAAATGGGATTCGGCAAAAATTAAGAAATGATGATACAGTTTTAATTAGATGGGCTGGCCGGGGCTGAATTTATAGGAGAGTTCCTTAGTTGCGATCGACATAGAAAAGCATGCAGTCAATGTTATCTCTCCACCTCAAACTAAACAAATCCTTCTAGAAAGGCAAACACGGTGAAGAATCAAAGTCCATGTCAAACTTCTGTTGCATTGAATGGTCCAAGGCCAATCACATCATTACAGCTGCTAATTCCATCGGAATTAAGAACCCTCACTTTCTTATCCTCGGACAGAATCAGTCAGGAAATCGTTAGTTCCCAAGTCTACTTCATGGCTTACGAATGTAAGCCATTGGCATGCAGCCACGTCGCCGGAGATCAACCAACAACTTGGAGataagcaaaaaaatatagttcaCTCAAGTTGATTTGCTTAGTTGCATGCATGGAACAGAAACTTTGACTCCActtattagggcatgtacaatgatgctaTCTTATAAGTGTCATGTAGGATAAATGCTGAGGTGggggagagagaaatcataagaaaggcttgtcttatcttatttaagagatgacctcttagcacaatatgtcttacCATGTTTTTAGCaattgctagttattgaagatgAAGCTAAAAGATAATCCATTGTAGACATGCTTTCTTTGTCGTCATCTCAAGATTACATGCAAGGCTTAAGATAAAAGTACCTTATCAATGTACATGTCCTTATAATaaagtttctttttgttgagaatGACTTATGACGATAGCTTTGGCATGCACTAGTACAGGACCCCTGATTAGCAGCGTTCCGGATAGCCAGTTAGTAGTAATTATCCGGGCGGCATGCTGTCAGTGCCACGCTGCTGGTAATAGGTTGCTAGCAGTGTCCAAGAGGAACGCTGCTGGTAGATGGTCTCTAGCAGCGTTTCGGGTTAATGCTGCTACTGCGTGCCACACTGGCAGCGTTCAGGACCACGAACACTGCTAGTCCCATAAACAGTGGCAGCGTTCTCCCGTGTCAAACGCTGCCGGTGTATTTTGTTCGTATATCAAGCGCCGCAAACATGTTCAATAGTTTATAGCGTTCACACTAGCTAACGCTTTGCTAGTGGAAAAAGTAATTTGGCACGGCAGCAAAGCAGCGTTTGCACATTCAAAGTCTAAACGTATAAAGTATGGGTTGGAAAAAAGTTGTATGTTTATCACGTTTTACTTGAATACAAAGTGAGAAACAGTAAAACGGGGCGAGCTACGACCATCCCACGGCGATTTGGCATTTTCAACCTTTCAATAGCAATACTGGGCGTCCGAGATTTAAACAGCGTGCGGTGACTAGCCTTTTTTTTAGGGGTCACCACCACACTTTATTTAACTCTCAATAATGTTTGGTACAAATAAAACGAGCCTCTGCCCATTTTTCACCTCGTCACTCGCGCAGCCCGCCTGGCTTAGGGCCACTCCTCCGCAGGCCGACCTGGGCATCCTCTCATTAATCGGGCCAACTAACCTTGTTATCTTTTACTGGCCCATGGTGCCTCGCCCATCGCGTGCGTCCACTAGTAGGAAATGGGGCTTTTATCCCGGTTTGTAAGAGCCTTTTGTctcggttttcgaaccgggactaaagggtcattactaaagccctaaccctttagtcccggttcttacacgaaccgggacagaaggtcttccacgtggccgctgctgccagcccaggcaggggggcctttggtcccggttggtgccaccaatcgggaccaataggcagggccttttgtcccggttggtgccaccaaccgggaccaataggcagggccttttgtcccggttggtgtcaccaaccgggaccaatagtcatccacgcgtcagcatttcagggcctggggtttttgttttttttgaaaggggggggttggggggttttggggggttaatttaggtgtttcatatattgtgttagctagctaattaatagagagaagtgtcctctcttatctccgtgcttggtcgacactacctactatatacgtatggagaggactagacacgctctagctagtaatcaaatgaaggaaacagaagatcgtcatgaacatatgcatacagagagaagtgatatcgaccacctctccttctccgagagattggtcgaacaacaagttctcgtatatctatccgacactaccggctacatatatacaataattatctcttacaatacaatctcctaattaaattgtaagaacacagggtccacatagtattctctgttttcagcgatcacgtggtcaaggaagaatgccgccaattcttcttcaattcctcgcatacgatctggtgctaggagttcatcccgcttccgaaacatctaatttgaagaagggggtcaatacatatatatatgaataaatgaaactcaacagaaatgatggtaataaaataaaattgtgaatattattgcttacgcacttcatattgttcgtcagagtagccccgctcacaggtcgtgtagcggatggactcacaaacgtagtatccacagtaattattcccggcttcctgccacaaccactttacaagaaatagaggtcaatcaaactgataagcaagcatgctaaatggtattgatgaaactagcgcttgaatcactaggagatgcgcggaacatgctactatagtacttactttcgggtgtttaaattgcagcttcttcggcagtcccggagcttttgtggtgaattttctccaaaccctgccagacaaagaaaacaattacttgatatcaggaaatgaacaaagttgctgatatggtggataatgatcgatttaacttacttctcgagcatttgagtcatgttcgcatagtcctggggatcttttcgtctcgagtctaagacggttactactccctgctcaagcttaatctctaggagaatatagtggaagctgcgcatgcatgcataagtcatcaattacattaccataacctggactaataagggaaaccgaatatgcagaagacagtaacactcacttgaagttgtaaggaaagagtattatatctttgttttgatttactaccaacgatcgtagcaagttggcctcggcttctttgggatgtttttcaaccgtatatgcatctatgagatttgtgttaatgaacccaatatcaccgatttgtcttttcttcaattcggcgatcttcagtctgcataatatagtgaggataattataaaaacatgcaatgaaagagctgacctatatagagagacttaatgacagaagtagtactacttacagacagtagcaagtgatcgttgttttatcgagggcctttttattgtaaaactggaagaaatcctcaaatggaacattcagcagttcaattccaacgacgTCATGCTCCGGTTTctctctcagcgtcaaagtattcatccgatcagactctctgcaggttttcatgtaccaatcatgtaatcttcgcatcatcattgttagagatctttcatctttgacgagaggcttcccgtaatggtatttgtgttcgtccacctccacgatttcataatgtacatcgtcgggcaggtaatctccaagattgctataaccggccaccatcctcggatcattagcgacgatgtcttttgacaccttgagcggggggcacgattggttcgcttgttcgccgagctgggcaatttttttcccagctcgtcgttcttttaacctttgatcactgacagtacttcccgaccgctccgcttcggcatatgtctttgtaagaatgcgctcatagttgcctctcggcggagactttggtggttttgtcagggcagccagagtgcgctttgctttcaccggatctacctcctcctccggaggtggatgtttctttgctttctccccttcaaagaagtttgccacttcggctcgcacgatcttcctggtttcctcctcggtcctctcgtatggtaacttctctggagtcttcagagaaggactgaatctgtattgcctcccgcctctggcagctgtactgctagacgccggcagagcagacggagcggctgcggctgtcttctttccttgcttacgaggcggggGAGAAGGACTACGAAGCGCcgaagcagccggagcggcggcgggtctcttccgcccttgctgacgaggcagaggaggaggaggctgactgctctggcgcgccggcgcaggcggagaaggaggcggagtgccgccacgcgccggagaaggaggctgggtgccctgatcactcgccgaaggaggaggcggaggaggaggcggagtgccgccacgcgccggagaaggaggctgagtgccctgatcggtcgccggaggaggaggcagagtgcccttactcgccggagccgtccagttcggaaggttgatgagctccttccgccataggcatggagtcttcagagcagaacccagccgagtctccccttcaccggtagggtggtcaagctggaggtcctcaaatccctccgttatttcatccaccatcaccctagcatatccttctggaatcggccgacagtgctaggttgcgccgggttcgggaggtaaaacagagccaacagccgccttgactttgaagttctgccattgcgccataaggtggcaatgttgagactccgtgatagcatccacggggttgctagcaggagccgtcaagacatgctccggctgaatgagctcggtggaagccacgatgcttctccgctgagatggtggtgtagcttcgggggtagtttcggcatgtcgattgccgtctcgttcctctagcgcttcaaccctttcgtgcagcttctgaatttggatctgctccacttttttcctcctctcctggcttttgtaaccgcccgcgtccggaaaaccagccttccacggaacggagcctggcgtgcctcgtgtccgtccagggtgctcaggattcccgagggccattgtgagctcgtctttctctctgtctggaacgaacgtcccttcctgtgctgcatcgatatattgctgaatcttcttgactggtattctcaaaacctcgttcgtccaaacgcacctccctgatacagggtccaaggttccgccagccccgaagaaccaagtccggcaacggtttgtccagttcattgtctgtggttcgatccctttttcaagcagatcattctcagccttggcccaattagctacaagtttgttgctgatccaaagggccgaaatacttgatttgtcatttcatttgtttatttcggatatatgtgctttgaatgaagtttacatggtaatggccgatatgtatctatcgtcctaagagtatgtcaatgcatggccggtgtagtattctaacatcgtccttagttcgattggagagcgagacaaggtacgtgctcatggaaatttatatgtatgcctatattatgattgaatgaagttgagacatcatgaccgatgtcattgaatatatgctgcatagaccaattcatagcTGCAGAattgtgtaggagatatgccctagaggcagtaataacagttattttgtatctccaaagtttgtaatgaatgtttagcttccatgctataactgcaatgattcccgagtctgcaatatccacgaggctcggagggaaactcatgtgcacgtgtggtatactaaacggtaaaatgtattcctagtcttgcctctaagactggctcatgtattgcatgatgatcctgttttcctgatcatgggcatgtctatgctggcaattctgagggcgctatgttggtagaacacttgtgttgaatcgacccaaattgatgttaagctatgagataccttcgtcacaagtttatggttaatatcattgagatagttaatgtttgcataattccttagaccatgagagtatcaagttccttcgtgcttgcttcgtgaactttggggtttgttaaacgtcat
Protein-coding regions in this window:
- the LOC123170113 gene encoding G-type lectin S-receptor-like serine/threonine-protein kinase At1g34300, with the translated sequence MSTFPTANPPPRFGNDSPSPNSSFPSSLPIVIVFTLLSILGTIAIAGFLCRYVKKHGLHAITISTGAAPVSTALYAVAPDTQIRDATVERFLREIAGEKPIRFTPQQLSGFTNNYSVRLGAGGFGAVYKGMLPNGLTVAVKRLHAGGHDDRTSQEQFMAEVGTIGRTHHINLVRLFGFCYDAADVRALVYEYMEHGALDSYLFDRSRQVSFQTLRDIAVGIARGLRYLHEECQQKIVHYDIKPGNVLLDGSLTPKVADFGLAQLLNRADTHKSVSGMRGTPGYAAPEMWMQAGATVKCDVYSFGILLFEILGRRRNLDETAPESQQWFPKLVWVKYESGRLLEVVETCDGADEQDKKTADRMSEVAFWCVQQQPEARPPMGVVVKMLEGEMDIAPPANPFQHLMATPKVANMWTTVTSSVNTVSTGVDIDGVSREICST